Proteins found in one Bremerella volcania genomic segment:
- a CDS encoding ISAs1 family transposase, whose amino-acid sequence MSSRSPVSLQECFADLTDPRTRKVTYPLTNIVTIALCAVMSGADDFVAIADWAEMKKEWLGKFLDLSSGIPSHDRFNAILASLNPAEFEKCLLTWITALHEITDGQIIAIDGKTLRRSFDKASSKAAIHMVSAWATANHVSLGQVVTDAKSNEITAIPKLLEIVEVSGSLVTIDAQGCQQDIAQKIVDQGADYCLAVKRNQPTLHDSIEDFFVAQQESNFKRAKVHRHETHEKGHGREESRSYYICPVNDEIITRDRWSNLRAIGMTINIVKQGGNETSEVRYYILSKYLSGKRFAEAVRGHWGIENSLHWQLDVTFGEDQSRIRKGHADANFSLLRRTSLSLLKNNKTAKVGVKNKRLKCGWGDDYRMEVLLGR is encoded by the coding sequence ATGTCGTCACGTTCGCCTGTTTCCCTTCAAGAGTGCTTTGCCGATCTGACCGATCCGCGGACTCGCAAGGTGACTTATCCGTTAACGAATATCGTGACCATCGCGCTGTGTGCGGTGATGAGTGGGGCGGATGATTTTGTGGCTATCGCCGACTGGGCCGAGATGAAGAAGGAGTGGCTGGGTAAGTTCCTTGATTTGAGTTCCGGCATCCCTTCGCACGATCGCTTTAATGCGATCTTGGCTTCGCTGAATCCGGCTGAGTTTGAGAAGTGTTTGCTGACTTGGATCACCGCCTTACACGAAATCACCGACGGGCAGATCATCGCGATTGACGGCAAGACGCTGCGGCGGAGTTTCGACAAGGCCAGCAGCAAGGCGGCCATTCACATGGTCAGTGCCTGGGCGACTGCCAATCATGTGAGTCTCGGCCAGGTAGTAACCGACGCGAAGAGCAACGAGATCACCGCCATTCCCAAACTGCTTGAAATCGTCGAGGTTTCCGGCAGTTTAGTGACGATTGACGCTCAAGGTTGCCAACAGGACATCGCTCAGAAGATCGTCGACCAGGGAGCCGATTATTGCCTGGCCGTGAAGCGCAATCAGCCGACCCTCCACGATTCGATCGAAGATTTTTTTGTCGCGCAGCAGGAAAGCAATTTCAAGCGAGCCAAAGTACACCGTCACGAAACGCACGAGAAAGGGCATGGTCGCGAGGAGTCGCGTTCCTATTATATCTGCCCTGTGAACGACGAGATCATCACACGAGATCGTTGGTCGAACTTGAGGGCGATCGGGATGACGATCAATATCGTGAAGCAAGGCGGGAACGAGACGAGCGAGGTGCGATACTATATCCTGAGCAAGTACCTTTCCGGCAAGCGTTTCGCCGAGGCCGTTCGCGGTCATTGGGGCATTGAAAACAGCCTGCACTGGCAACTGGACGTGACGTTCGGTGAAGATCAATCTCGCATCCGCAAAGGGCACGCCGACGCCAACTTTAGCCTGCTACGAAGGACGAGCCTGAGCCTGCTGAAGAACAACAAGACAGCCAAGGTCGGCGTGAAGAACAAACGATTAAAATGCGGCTGGGGCGATGACTACCGCATGGAAGTCCTGCTGGGACGGTGA
- a CDS encoding c-type cytochrome domain-containing protein → MRLFVLCCAILISCCTATFGEPITVADIQRSNPVSFEKEILPIFRRSCLACHSASEANGELVLETPATIRKGGDSGAAVIPGKGAESLLVKLSAHQEESFMPPPDNDVNAPQLTSQELGLIRLWIDQGAVGGSSATSTTPRDWSSIPKNLGPVYAAALSPDGQFVAVSRANRLFIYHAESGKLVGSLEDPSLKPPAAHRDLVQSLAWGSDGSLLVSGGFREAKLWEKPLDARALSFPTKSATTALAFSTDRKWMATAGDDHVIQLWSLETSKRGPKMTGHGDLITALRFTSDGRHLFSASHDKTIRVWNCSEGTQAGLVQVPTPIHAIELLWTTAVPDNDAQPRQMLIAGGVDKVLRTWLVEPDATAQAWSMIEAEELPGHTEAITSLAAISGQTMHVYSASRDGTVRHWDLEKKKQLGQFSHGAPVLAVAVRSDGQRIASVSENNTAKLWDKGGKQIAEMKGDPRLQQHAQRKKQILAAAQQRLAIVKQRLATVEDVLKKRIEAKETSDKEVAAAEKDLAQRKTALDKLNNEPPASEPAAAEDAEKEEKPDDVETMKEAAQKKLQEAMSAQQLATKKQTAAEAAVKQAEESVALVNQLVEHAAARVEEAQARSDLAVKQSSESELPLRSVSFSLDGTRLATAGDFPTVQIWNAETGIAVDALAKQPGSLSPIEFIGNDRLLSSFGTTETVVWELNPAWRLRQTIDSAESDDPIMGRVTSLDIDANDAQLLIGSGLPSRNGELSLFRLEDSACIQHLPDAHSDVVYSARFSPDGTQFISGGADKYVRLWNLTDQDPLKQFEGHSDYVLGVSWKDDATSIATASSDKTIKVWDAETADQLKTISGFGKDVTAVRFVGATNHVVSSCGDGIVRLQDAASGKSIRTFQAGVWLHCVDATADEKLVIAGGDDGRLFIWDGTNGKQLKSILVGE, encoded by the coding sequence ATGCGACTCTTTGTACTCTGTTGTGCAATTCTCATTAGTTGTTGCACAGCGACTTTCGGTGAACCAATTACCGTGGCCGATATTCAGCGATCCAATCCAGTTTCATTCGAGAAAGAGATCCTTCCGATCTTCCGGCGCAGTTGTCTTGCCTGTCACAGTGCCAGCGAAGCGAATGGAGAATTGGTTTTGGAAACTCCGGCGACAATTCGCAAAGGAGGGGACTCTGGAGCGGCGGTCATTCCTGGTAAAGGGGCTGAAAGTTTGCTTGTCAAGCTGTCGGCGCACCAGGAGGAGTCTTTCATGCCTCCTCCTGATAACGATGTGAACGCTCCCCAACTGACTTCGCAGGAACTTGGGCTTATCCGTCTATGGATCGACCAAGGTGCCGTAGGCGGATCGTCTGCTACATCGACAACACCGCGAGATTGGAGTTCGATTCCTAAGAATCTGGGCCCGGTCTACGCAGCGGCACTGAGCCCTGATGGACAATTCGTGGCGGTGAGCCGAGCTAACCGGCTATTCATTTACCACGCTGAGTCCGGGAAATTGGTCGGAAGTTTGGAGGATCCCTCGCTGAAACCTCCTGCGGCGCATCGTGATCTGGTCCAATCGCTTGCCTGGGGAAGCGATGGTTCGTTGCTCGTCTCAGGCGGATTTCGTGAGGCAAAGCTGTGGGAAAAGCCACTCGACGCACGTGCGTTGTCATTCCCAACTAAATCGGCAACGACAGCGTTGGCTTTCAGCACCGATCGCAAGTGGATGGCTACCGCTGGTGATGACCATGTCATTCAGCTTTGGAGCCTTGAGACTTCAAAACGCGGTCCGAAAATGACTGGGCACGGGGATTTGATCACTGCCCTGCGGTTTACTTCAGACGGCAGGCATTTGTTCTCGGCATCGCACGATAAGACGATCCGGGTGTGGAACTGTTCCGAAGGTACGCAAGCGGGGCTTGTTCAGGTTCCCACGCCGATCCACGCGATCGAATTGTTGTGGACTACCGCGGTGCCGGACAATGATGCACAGCCTCGGCAAATGCTAATTGCGGGAGGTGTCGATAAGGTACTACGGACTTGGCTGGTAGAACCCGACGCGACGGCACAGGCGTGGTCCATGATCGAAGCAGAAGAACTTCCAGGACACACAGAAGCTATCACTTCTCTTGCTGCGATATCCGGGCAGACAATGCATGTCTATTCAGCGAGCCGCGACGGAACGGTACGCCACTGGGACCTGGAGAAAAAAAAGCAGCTTGGTCAATTCTCGCATGGCGCGCCGGTGCTGGCAGTTGCCGTCCGATCGGATGGGCAGCGAATCGCTTCAGTTAGTGAAAACAATACCGCAAAGCTGTGGGATAAGGGCGGCAAGCAGATCGCCGAGATGAAGGGAGACCCGCGATTACAGCAGCATGCACAGAGGAAAAAGCAGATCCTCGCCGCGGCGCAGCAGCGATTGGCAATTGTCAAGCAGCGACTTGCTACCGTTGAAGACGTGCTCAAGAAGCGGATCGAGGCGAAAGAAACTTCCGATAAGGAAGTTGCCGCAGCCGAAAAGGATCTCGCTCAGAGGAAAACGGCGCTGGACAAATTAAATAATGAGCCACCCGCTTCAGAGCCTGCTGCTGCCGAAGACGCAGAGAAAGAAGAGAAGCCTGATGATGTTGAAACCATGAAAGAAGCGGCTCAAAAGAAGCTACAAGAGGCAATGTCAGCCCAGCAACTGGCGACCAAGAAACAAACTGCGGCCGAAGCAGCCGTAAAACAAGCGGAAGAAAGCGTCGCGTTGGTTAACCAGCTAGTAGAGCACGCTGCGGCGAGAGTAGAAGAAGCTCAGGCCAGATCCGATTTGGCGGTCAAGCAGTCAAGCGAGTCGGAATTACCTCTGCGTTCGGTTAGCTTCTCGCTCGATGGAACGAGACTGGCGACCGCGGGTGATTTTCCGACCGTGCAGATCTGGAATGCTGAAACAGGGATCGCGGTAGATGCCTTGGCGAAGCAACCAGGCTCCCTTTCCCCGATCGAATTTATCGGCAATGATCGTCTGCTTTCATCGTTCGGAACGACGGAAACGGTTGTTTGGGAACTGAATCCCGCTTGGCGGCTACGACAGACAATCGATTCCGCTGAGAGTGACGACCCGATCATGGGACGCGTCACGTCACTCGATATCGACGCGAATGACGCCCAACTGCTAATTGGTAGTGGCCTACCATCACGAAACGGCGAACTCAGTCTATTCCGTCTGGAAGACAGTGCCTGCATCCAGCATCTGCCGGATGCGCACTCCGACGTGGTTTATTCTGCGAGGTTCTCTCCCGATGGTACGCAGTTTATTTCCGGCGGCGCCGATAAGTACGTACGACTCTGGAACCTAACTGACCAGGATCCATTGAAGCAGTTTGAAGGGCATTCCGATTATGTGTTGGGTGTGTCCTGGAAAGACGACGCGACATCCATTGCGACTGCATCGTCGGATAAAACCATCAAGGTCTGGGACGCGGAAACGGCTGATCAATTGAAGACGATTTCCGGCTTCGGAAAGGATGTCACGGCGGTACGATTCGTTGGGGCTACGAATCATGTGGTTTCGAGCTGTGGCGACGGAATCGTTCGTCTGCAGGATGCCGCCAGTGGTAAGTCGATCAGAACCTTTCAAGCTGGCGTCTGGCTGCACTGCGTCGATGCGACGGCAGACGAAAAGTTGGTGATCGCCGGGGGCGATGACGGACGGTTATTTATCTGGGACGGGACGAATGGGAAGCAGCTGAAGTCGATACTCGTGGGCGAATAA
- a CDS encoding DUF1501 domain-containing protein, whose protein sequence is MGLAGFASLSLPGMLRLRAESPADPSRKKNAVIMVWQPGGCSHIDTYDPKPNAPVEYGGPFSTIQTKVPGLNFTELLPMQAAIADKFTVLRSMRQTAGGHPAGSMQLLSGDPDTRDKPAPRLPDWMSIANYMRSQNTERNNPLPIYAGVNPPTNYTGPAYLGDAYAPFAVTGDPNSPSFSVPNIGVANPGEAIHLERRASLRQRLDTLERAFDKAGEMDALDEFETQAMTLLTNPKAKEAFDLSQEDDKTRDRYGRNTWGQQLLLARRLVEAGVEILTTSLHGPLCGRVSNWDDHAVNHHVFDALKFRAQAYDQAVSALIEDVYQRGLSERVLVVVTGEFGRTPKVNYQPSTGAGNASAAAGTKQPGRDHWPRAFSNIWAGGGIETGRVIGATDKLGEDSVERICGPGDFLSTIYHHLGIDGRKVFIKDFNGRPTPIIDHGEPIPELIS, encoded by the coding sequence ATGGGACTAGCGGGATTCGCTTCGCTGAGCCTGCCTGGCATGCTTCGCCTCCGGGCCGAGAGCCCAGCCGACCCAAGCCGCAAGAAGAACGCCGTCATCATGGTCTGGCAACCAGGCGGATGCTCTCATATCGACACGTACGATCCCAAGCCGAACGCACCGGTTGAATACGGAGGTCCGTTCAGTACGATCCAGACGAAAGTGCCTGGTCTGAACTTCACCGAGTTGCTGCCGATGCAAGCCGCCATCGCCGACAAGTTCACGGTCTTACGCTCCATGCGTCAGACCGCCGGCGGACATCCGGCCGGGTCGATGCAGTTACTCTCGGGAGACCCTGATACTCGGGACAAACCAGCGCCTCGTCTGCCAGATTGGATGTCGATTGCCAATTACATGCGATCTCAAAATACCGAGCGCAACAATCCGCTACCAATCTACGCAGGAGTAAACCCACCCACGAACTATACCGGCCCTGCATATTTAGGTGATGCCTACGCGCCGTTCGCCGTGACCGGTGACCCTAACAGCCCGAGCTTTTCAGTACCGAATATCGGAGTTGCGAATCCCGGTGAAGCCATCCATCTCGAACGACGAGCCTCTTTGCGGCAAAGACTCGACACGCTCGAGCGAGCCTTCGACAAGGCTGGAGAGATGGATGCACTCGACGAATTCGAAACACAGGCGATGACCCTGCTAACGAACCCCAAGGCCAAAGAAGCTTTCGATCTCAGCCAAGAAGACGACAAAACTCGCGATCGGTACGGGAGAAATACCTGGGGGCAGCAGTTGCTTCTAGCACGTCGATTGGTCGAGGCAGGTGTTGAGATCCTGACGACCAGCTTGCATGGACCGCTTTGCGGTCGCGTCAGTAACTGGGACGATCACGCAGTGAATCATCACGTTTTCGACGCGCTGAAGTTCAGGGCCCAGGCTTACGATCAGGCAGTCTCGGCACTCATCGAAGATGTTTACCAGCGTGGGCTGTCAGAGCGTGTGCTTGTGGTAGTGACCGGCGAGTTCGGCCGAACCCCCAAGGTCAATTATCAGCCGAGCACTGGCGCCGGCAATGCGAGTGCGGCGGCAGGCACCAAGCAACCGGGGCGTGACCACTGGCCGCGCGCATTCTCAAACATCTGGGCCGGAGGGGGCATCGAGACGGGCCGCGTCATTGGTGCTACCGACAAATTGGGAGAAGATTCCGTTGAAAGAATCTGCGGACCGGGAGACTTTCTTTCAACGATCTACCATCACCTGGGGATCGATGGCAGAAAGGTCTTCATCAAAGACTTCAACGGCCGCCCAACACCGATCATCGATCATGGCGAACCAATTCCGGAACTGATTTCCTGA
- a CDS encoding PPC domain-containing protein translates to MYIKRVGAATCLRVLQLLFLAVIWPSIGSAQSVCLPAPRLLTTLPMGGQAGTTVDVTISGENLDDLGELRFSHPGITATAKVGEEGIPLPNQYSVTIAPDCPTGVHEARIMSRLGLSSSRVFSVGNLPEIIATESHNTLDTAIPLQVNSICNGQMKAKAIDYYTFEAKAGQRLVISSAAEGIDSKLKSVLIVADEDGNDLQVERRGGAIDFTPEADGKFVIKVHDLTYGGGPYYFYRLALEEIPADAAVPRPASTRNVNAFSWPPTNLATTAVLTEVEPNNASTKAQQITLPCDIEGSFFPAADVDTFEFTAKKGEVWWVEVASERLGLPTDPSITVHQVKKSGDQEEEVDVTQLSDIPSPVKVSSNGYSYDGPPYNAGSSDILGKVEIKEDGVYRLRLTDLFGGTRNDARNIYRLIIRKAQPDFAIVGWALHMNLRNGDRNALSKPIALRGGATMPIEVVVVRRDGFDGPIELGMENLPEGVTASGLTIPSGKCCGTLLVTAAENAPRGLTSASLFGRAEIDGKPVTRQGSYASMAWPVTNAWSEIPSPRLLADVPVSVGGSENTPLSVAPTEDKVWEVTAGQSLTIPLTLTRRCEFSGPTMSMKTFGEPFDKNGAFDVSLEEDSSEAVLDLAKLKPAPGLYTIAFYGSAVAKYSYNTAAVAEAELALEAVKKSAEQASEEEQQKAKAAVTAAEKRLQKVKKEAAPKDIVDIIVSKPIQIRVIPAIEVTSK, encoded by the coding sequence ATGTATATCAAACGCGTAGGCGCGGCCACCTGCCTCCGAGTGCTTCAGCTATTGTTCCTCGCGGTCATCTGGCCGTCTATTGGATCGGCACAGTCGGTCTGTTTGCCAGCACCGAGACTACTGACGACGCTGCCGATGGGTGGCCAGGCCGGAACGACCGTGGACGTGACGATCAGCGGCGAAAACCTCGACGACCTGGGGGAGTTGCGATTCTCGCATCCGGGGATCACTGCGACTGCGAAGGTGGGTGAAGAAGGGATTCCGCTACCCAATCAATACTCCGTGACGATTGCCCCTGATTGTCCGACCGGGGTACATGAAGCACGCATCATGTCTCGCCTGGGGCTTTCCAGTTCTCGTGTATTCAGCGTCGGCAATTTGCCCGAGATTATAGCCACCGAGTCACACAACACGCTCGATACGGCAATACCTCTGCAAGTTAACTCGATCTGCAATGGACAGATGAAAGCCAAGGCAATCGATTACTACACATTCGAGGCAAAGGCAGGGCAACGGTTGGTTATCAGCAGTGCCGCGGAAGGTATCGACTCGAAGCTTAAGTCGGTCTTAATTGTTGCTGATGAAGATGGCAACGACCTGCAAGTCGAACGACGCGGCGGCGCGATTGATTTCACCCCGGAAGCGGACGGCAAGTTCGTCATTAAGGTTCACGACTTGACGTATGGCGGCGGTCCGTATTACTTCTATCGGCTGGCCCTGGAGGAGATCCCGGCCGATGCGGCCGTCCCGCGGCCTGCATCAACACGCAATGTCAACGCATTTTCATGGCCGCCAACCAACCTGGCAACAACCGCTGTATTGACCGAAGTCGAGCCCAACAATGCCTCCACCAAGGCCCAGCAGATCACGCTTCCGTGTGACATCGAGGGAAGTTTCTTCCCAGCAGCAGATGTCGATACCTTCGAGTTCACCGCCAAGAAGGGAGAGGTCTGGTGGGTCGAGGTTGCATCGGAAAGACTTGGACTTCCGACAGATCCTTCCATCACCGTACATCAAGTAAAGAAAAGCGGTGACCAAGAAGAGGAGGTCGACGTCACCCAGCTTTCGGATATTCCCAGCCCGGTTAAGGTTTCGAGCAATGGATATAGCTACGACGGCCCGCCTTACAATGCCGGTTCGTCGGATATTCTTGGCAAGGTCGAGATCAAGGAGGATGGCGTCTATCGGCTGAGGTTAACTGACCTGTTCGGTGGCACACGCAACGACGCGCGAAACATCTATCGCCTGATTATCCGCAAAGCCCAGCCCGATTTTGCGATCGTGGGATGGGCACTCCATATGAATCTACGCAATGGAGATCGCAATGCTTTATCCAAGCCAATTGCACTTCGGGGTGGCGCAACGATGCCAATCGAAGTGGTCGTTGTCCGTCGAGATGGATTCGACGGCCCAATCGAACTAGGCATGGAAAATTTGCCGGAAGGCGTTACCGCCAGCGGCTTGACGATTCCGTCTGGCAAGTGCTGCGGAACTTTGCTGGTGACCGCAGCAGAAAACGCTCCGCGCGGCCTGACAAGTGCCAGTTTGTTCGGGCGCGCGGAAATCGATGGTAAGCCGGTTACCCGACAAGGAAGCTACGCGTCGATGGCCTGGCCGGTGACCAATGCCTGGTCCGAAATACCCAGCCCGCGACTCCTTGCCGATGTGCCGGTTTCCGTTGGCGGTTCCGAGAATACTCCCTTGAGCGTCGCCCCGACCGAGGACAAAGTTTGGGAAGTCACAGCAGGCCAGTCCTTGACGATTCCGCTGACTCTTACGCGCCGCTGCGAGTTCTCGGGCCCGACGATGAGCATGAAGACGTTTGGCGAACCCTTCGATAAGAACGGTGCGTTTGACGTATCTCTCGAGGAAGATTCTTCCGAAGCCGTACTCGATTTGGCAAAGCTGAAACCAGCCCCAGGCCTGTACACCATCGCATTCTACGGAAGCGCCGTTGCCAAGTATTCGTACAACACCGCGGCGGTGGCCGAAGCGGAACTCGCCTTGGAAGCGGTTAAGAAGTCCGCCGAGCAAGCATCTGAAGAAGAACAACAAAAAGCAAAGGCGGCCGTTACCGCGGCGGAAAAACGTTTGCAAAAGGTCAAGAAAGAAGCAGCTCCGAAAGACATCGTCGACATCATCGTCTCGAAACCGATTCAGATTCGTGTCATTCCCGCCATTGAGGTAACTTCGAAATGA
- a CDS encoding DUF1549 domain-containing protein, whose translation MVLPISLWASRRQIVGLAIVLFLVSVVHSEDVAQQPVSFVNDVVPVLTKASCNTGGCHAKAGGGQNGFQLSLLGFEVAEDYEAIVREGRGRRLFPPIPEESLLLRKASGETPHGGGVRLSKDSEGYEIIRRWISEGAPFHTANTPQLETFEVSPNRGVVGMGAQQQLQALATFSDGSQRDVTEFALFESNSEAMAEVSSDGLVKFQQIPGRVAIMLRYQDKSAVFTAAIPLGAPIGELPKPNNFVDELVFGNLQEIGIPPSPVSDDATFLRRVTLDMTGRLPTVKETESFLSSSAPDKRDQVIERLLRSPGYADFFANKWTSLLKNRRDDASDITSNFAFHAWIRDSLLDNVPYDQLVRELLAATGTVVANPPVAWYKRVKESKEQLEDVAQLFLGVRLQCAQCHHHPFERWSQDDYYSLAAFFSQVGRKPTEIRGEDMIFHKRGIAAATNMKTGEKLRPAALGDSVGDIPPEQDPRLLLADWISKPNNPFFAKAVVNRYWKHFFKRGLIEPEDDIRDTNPPSNPELLAALEEHFVASGFDLKELVRVITQSKAYQLSSVPNEFNLIDEQNYSRYYPRRLQAEVLLDAVNDLTASPTDFPNLPLGTRAVALPDNSYNKASPFLRVFGRPDNSSVCECERVQSSSLAQSLHLINSSEIKSKLGAAKGRAANLAGQDTPVEAKISEIYRIAFSREPTAEELQIAIEYVKQIPTDAEGKPIDANQAARQNYQDLIWALMNSKEFLFNH comes from the coding sequence ATGGTTTTGCCTATCTCTCTTTGGGCAAGTCGCCGGCAAATCGTTGGCTTGGCAATCGTGCTGTTTCTAGTTTCCGTTGTCCATTCGGAGGACGTTGCCCAACAGCCAGTCAGTTTCGTCAATGATGTTGTCCCTGTTCTGACGAAAGCAAGCTGTAACACAGGCGGTTGTCACGCGAAAGCTGGAGGAGGTCAAAACGGATTTCAGTTGTCGTTGCTGGGATTCGAGGTCGCAGAAGACTACGAAGCCATTGTTCGTGAAGGACGCGGCCGTCGCTTGTTTCCTCCCATTCCCGAAGAGAGCCTGCTGCTTCGCAAGGCTTCCGGTGAAACACCTCATGGTGGTGGCGTAAGACTTTCGAAGGACTCTGAGGGGTACGAAATCATTCGCCGCTGGATCAGTGAAGGAGCTCCTTTCCATACCGCTAATACCCCGCAGCTTGAAACCTTTGAAGTCTCGCCCAACCGTGGCGTCGTGGGAATGGGTGCCCAGCAGCAGCTCCAGGCGCTGGCAACTTTCTCTGATGGCAGCCAACGCGATGTCACCGAATTCGCGTTGTTTGAGTCGAATTCAGAAGCAATGGCCGAGGTTTCATCCGATGGCCTCGTCAAGTTCCAACAGATCCCTGGACGCGTGGCAATCATGCTGAGATACCAGGACAAATCGGCCGTTTTCACAGCGGCGATCCCACTGGGTGCACCGATCGGGGAATTGCCGAAACCGAACAATTTTGTCGACGAACTGGTCTTTGGCAACCTGCAGGAAATCGGCATTCCTCCTTCACCGGTCAGTGACGATGCCACCTTCCTCCGTCGAGTCACCCTCGATATGACTGGACGTCTCCCAACCGTCAAGGAAACGGAATCCTTCTTGAGCAGCAGCGCCCCTGACAAAAGAGACCAAGTCATCGAGCGTTTGTTACGCAGCCCAGGCTATGCGGACTTCTTTGCCAACAAGTGGACTTCGCTGCTGAAGAATCGCCGGGACGATGCCAGCGACATTACGTCGAACTTCGCATTCCATGCCTGGATCCGCGATAGCCTCTTAGATAACGTTCCGTACGATCAGCTAGTTCGTGAACTTCTGGCTGCAACAGGCACGGTCGTGGCCAATCCACCGGTTGCCTGGTACAAGCGAGTGAAGGAATCTAAAGAACAACTCGAGGATGTCGCTCAGCTATTTCTGGGCGTTCGTCTGCAGTGTGCCCAGTGTCATCATCATCCATTTGAACGCTGGAGTCAGGACGACTATTACAGCCTCGCGGCTTTCTTTAGCCAGGTAGGTCGTAAACCAACAGAGATCCGCGGCGAGGATATGATCTTCCATAAACGAGGGATCGCTGCCGCCACAAACATGAAGACAGGAGAAAAGCTCCGTCCTGCGGCTTTGGGTGATTCGGTCGGCGATATTCCTCCAGAACAAGATCCACGATTGCTGCTGGCCGATTGGATTTCCAAGCCGAACAATCCCTTCTTTGCCAAGGCCGTTGTTAACCGATATTGGAAACATTTCTTCAAGCGGGGACTGATCGAACCGGAAGACGACATTCGAGATACCAATCCTCCGTCGAATCCTGAATTATTGGCGGCATTGGAAGAGCACTTCGTCGCCAGCGGCTTTGACCTGAAAGAATTGGTCCGCGTCATCACGCAATCGAAAGCTTATCAACTCAGTTCGGTTCCCAACGAATTCAACCTGATCGACGAGCAAAACTACTCACGGTATTACCCGCGTCGCCTTCAAGCGGAAGTACTGCTGGATGCCGTGAACGACCTTACGGCTTCCCCAACCGACTTTCCCAATCTTCCGCTAGGCACTCGTGCGGTGGCCTTACCAGACAACAGCTACAACAAGGCTTCCCCCTTTCTGCGAGTCTTCGGACGTCCTGATAATTCCAGTGTATGCGAGTGCGAACGCGTGCAGTCTTCCAGCTTGGCTCAAAGCCTGCATCTGATCAATTCCTCGGAAATCAAATCGAAACTGGGCGCGGCCAAAGGTCGTGCCGCCAATCTGGCCGGGCAAGACACACCGGTGGAAGCAAAGATAAGCGAGATCTACCGAATCGCGTTTTCCCGGGAACCTACTGCGGAAGAGCTGCAAATTGCGATCGAGTACGTGAAGCAGATTCCCACCGATGCGGAGGGAAAACCAATCGATGCCAACCAAGCTGCCCGACAGAACTATCAAGATTTGATCTGGGCGTTGATGAACTCCAAAGAATTCCTGTTCAACCACTAG